Proteins encoded by one window of Sorangium aterium:
- a CDS encoding isochorismatase family protein — MAIPRIQTYRMPRADELPESRASWRPDPGRSVLLVHDMQEYFLGFYDASASPMVELIESVRLLRERCAASGIPVVYTKQPAEQTRAQRGLLTDLWGPGLTQQPDKHEIVRELAPGSADTVLTKWRYSAFQRTELLDLMRRWGRDQLIVCGVYAHIGCLLTACEAFMNDVQPFLVTDGTADFSRQQHDMAITYVAQRCGVALPTSDVLARSRPASGRAPRGARRRRRRRSGGRRTGRRGSSACAATWPRSSTSSPRRSPIATTSSIWGSTRYGS, encoded by the coding sequence TCCGGGGCGCTCCGTCCTCTTGGTCCACGATATGCAGGAGTATTTCCTCGGCTTCTACGACGCGAGCGCGTCCCCGATGGTCGAGCTGATCGAAAGTGTCCGCCTGCTCCGGGAGAGGTGCGCGGCGAGCGGGATCCCGGTCGTCTACACGAAGCAGCCGGCAGAGCAGACGAGAGCCCAGCGCGGTTTGCTGACGGATCTCTGGGGGCCCGGTCTGACGCAGCAGCCCGACAAACACGAGATCGTGCGCGAGCTCGCGCCGGGAAGCGCCGACACCGTCCTCACCAAGTGGCGTTACAGCGCCTTCCAGCGCACGGAGCTCCTGGATCTCATGCGCCGGTGGGGCCGCGATCAGCTGATCGTGTGCGGCGTGTACGCGCACATCGGGTGCCTGCTGACCGCGTGCGAGGCGTTCATGAACGACGTCCAGCCGTTCCTCGTGACCGACGGGACCGCCGATTTCTCCCGGCAGCAGCACGACATGGCCATCACCTACGTCGCGCAGCGGTGCGGCGTCGCGCTGCCGACGAGCGACGTCCTCGCGCGCTCGCGCCCCGCGAGCGGGCGAGCACCCCGCGGCGCGAGGCGCCGGCGCCGGCGCCGCTCGGGGGGACGCAGGACCGGACGCCGTGGGTCGAGCGCCTGCGCGGCGACGTGGCCGAGGTCCTCGACCAGCTCCCCTCGGCGATCTCCGATCGCGACAACGTCCTCGATCTGGGGCTCGACTCGATACGGCTCATGA
- a CDS encoding phosphopantetheine-binding protein, producing the protein MAEVLDQLPSAISDRDNVLDLGLDSIRLMTLVEQWRAAGIDVAFVDLAELPTLGHWWEFLSTRLPREARPAPRHRAEAPIQEATG; encoded by the coding sequence GTGGCCGAGGTCCTCGACCAGCTCCCCTCGGCGATCTCCGATCGCGACAACGTCCTCGATCTGGGGCTCGACTCGATACGGCTCATGACGCTCGTCGAGCAGTGGCGCGCCGCGGGGATCGACGTCGCGTTCGTGGACCTCGCCGAGCTGCCGACGCTCGGGCACTGGTGGGAGTTCCTGTCGACCCGGCTGCCACGCGAGGCGAGGCCAGCGCCCCGACACCGCGCGGAGGCGCCCATCCAGGAAGCTACAGGCTGA
- a CDS encoding siderophore-interacting protein gives MNRVATSPPGPVARTPPRLLEVLRTTAISPRMRRITLGGEAIAGFPARCGGAHIKVFFPRGDQAAPELPTLGPDGPVWPPTPRRPITRTYSVRRYDAQAGELDVDFVLHGDDGPASRWAHRARPGDRIGIAGPGGPDPMLGPADWYLLAGDLSALPAIGALLEALPKTARGHAVVAVPDAADVQEIDHPPHVALTWIYLQGEHAPGPRLEAAVRALGWPDGRVFAWVAGESSSVVAIRDHLLDERGLGREALYAIPYWKASQSEEAYHAERHRIMDGLDRA, from the coding sequence ATGAATCGAGTCGCGACATCCCCACCCGGGCCGGTGGCGCGCACCCCGCCGCGCCTGCTTGAGGTGCTGCGCACGACCGCGATCTCCCCCCGCATGCGGCGGATCACGCTGGGCGGCGAGGCGATCGCGGGGTTCCCCGCGCGCTGCGGCGGCGCGCACATCAAGGTCTTCTTCCCGCGCGGCGACCAGGCGGCGCCGGAGCTGCCCACGCTGGGCCCGGACGGCCCCGTCTGGCCTCCGACGCCTCGGCGGCCGATCACGCGCACGTACTCGGTGCGCAGGTACGACGCGCAGGCCGGCGAGCTGGACGTGGACTTCGTCCTGCACGGGGACGACGGCCCCGCGTCGCGGTGGGCCCACCGCGCCAGGCCGGGCGACCGCATCGGCATCGCCGGGCCGGGCGGCCCCGATCCGATGCTCGGTCCCGCGGACTGGTACCTCCTGGCCGGCGACCTCTCCGCGCTGCCGGCCATCGGCGCGCTGCTCGAGGCCCTGCCGAAGACGGCGCGCGGCCACGCCGTCGTCGCGGTCCCCGACGCGGCGGACGTGCAGGAGATCGATCACCCGCCGCACGTCGCGCTGACCTGGATCTACCTGCAGGGCGAGCACGCCCCGGGCCCCCGGCTCGAGGCGGCCGTCCGCGCCCTGGGGTGGCCGGACGGCCGCGTCTTCGCCTGGGTCGCGGGCGAGTCGTCGTCCGTCGTCGCGATCCGCGATCACCTGCTCGACGAGCGCGGGCTCGGGCGCGAGGCGCTGTACGCGATCCCCTACTGGAAGGCGAGCCAGTCCGAGGAGGCGTACCACGCGGAGCGGCACCGGATCATGGACGGGCTCGACAGGGCCTGA
- a CDS encoding 2,3-dihydro-2,3-dihydroxybenzoate dehydrogenase produces the protein MEFKHKAALVTGGAQGIGEAVARRLAARGAAVAAVDANRERLGAVVADLQASGHRAAAFAVDVADGEAVDGAVERIERELGPLEILVNVAGVLRMGDALSLTNDDWERTFAVNTRGVFNVSRAVARRMVPRRSGSIVTVGSNAARTPRMNMGAYAASKAAAAQWTKCLGLELAQHDIRCNVVSPGSTDTPMQRALWADDRGAQAVIAGAPEAFRLGIPLRRIATTDDVASAVLFLLSDEARHITMHDLCVDGGATLGA, from the coding sequence ATGGAGTTCAAACACAAGGCGGCGCTCGTCACGGGCGGGGCCCAGGGGATCGGCGAGGCCGTCGCTCGGAGGCTCGCCGCGCGGGGCGCCGCGGTGGCGGCCGTGGACGCGAACCGGGAGCGCCTGGGCGCCGTGGTCGCCGATCTCCAGGCGAGCGGCCATCGCGCCGCGGCGTTCGCGGTGGACGTGGCCGACGGCGAGGCGGTCGACGGCGCGGTGGAGCGGATCGAGCGCGAGCTCGGCCCGCTCGAGATCCTCGTGAACGTGGCCGGCGTGCTGCGCATGGGCGACGCCCTCTCGCTGACGAACGACGACTGGGAGCGCACGTTCGCGGTCAACACCCGGGGGGTGTTCAACGTGAGCCGGGCCGTGGCGCGCCGCATGGTGCCGCGCCGATCGGGGTCGATCGTGACGGTCGGGTCCAACGCCGCGCGCACGCCGCGGATGAACATGGGCGCTTACGCCGCCTCGAAGGCCGCCGCGGCCCAGTGGACGAAGTGCCTCGGCCTGGAGCTCGCGCAGCACGACATCCGGTGCAACGTGGTGTCCCCTGGCTCGACGGACACGCCGATGCAGCGCGCGCTCTGGGCGGACGATCGCGGCGCTCAGGCGGTCATCGCCGGCGCTCCCGAGGCGTTCCGGCTGGGCATCCCGCTGCGCCGGATCGCCACGACGGATGACGTCGCCAGCGCGGTGCTGTTCCTGCTCTCGGACGAGGCGCGGCACATCACGATGCACGACCTCTGCGTCGACGGCGGCGCCACGCTGGGCGCCTGA
- a CDS encoding glutathione S-transferase family protein — protein sequence MEAHDAPTARPITLYGFGKVPSVVIGLTRDLRILWALEELGLPYEVHGLDQPKGELNEGHFARISPFNQVPVIEDDGFVIAESGAILLHLAERAGELSDLRKRAEVTRWTFAALTTVEPPIAQIVLLDLKAKFGKTAGADLRPELCAWAQRCLGALDRWLDGKQFVTGDDFTVADIAMTTVLRQAWRADLLGDHPHVRRYRELCEARPAWARALAGYEQRLGVAAGAARTMSA from the coding sequence ATGGAAGCACACGACGCCCCCACCGCTCGTCCGATCACGCTCTACGGCTTCGGTAAGGTGCCCAGCGTGGTGATCGGCCTCACGCGAGACCTCCGCATCCTCTGGGCGCTCGAGGAGCTCGGCCTTCCGTACGAGGTGCACGGTCTCGATCAGCCGAAGGGCGAGCTGAACGAGGGGCATTTCGCGCGGATCAGCCCGTTCAACCAGGTGCCGGTGATCGAGGACGACGGCTTCGTGATCGCGGAGAGCGGCGCAATCCTCCTCCACCTTGCAGAGCGCGCGGGGGAGCTATCCGACCTCCGGAAGCGCGCGGAGGTCACGCGCTGGACGTTCGCGGCCCTCACCACGGTCGAGCCGCCGATCGCGCAGATCGTACTGCTGGATCTGAAGGCCAAGTTCGGAAAGACGGCCGGCGCCGACCTCCGACCGGAGCTCTGCGCGTGGGCGCAGCGCTGCCTCGGTGCCCTCGACCGCTGGCTCGACGGCAAGCAATTCGTCACCGGCGACGACTTCACCGTTGCCGACATCGCGATGACTACTGTCCTCCGCCAGGCCTGGCGTGCGGATCTCCTCGGCGACCATCCGCACGTCCGGCGCTACCGCGAGCTCTGCGAAGCGCGTCCGGCCTGGGCCCGCGCGCTCGCCGGCTACGAGCAGCGCCTCGGCGTGGCCGCGGGCGCCGCCAGGACGATGTCGGCTTGA
- a CDS encoding PepSY domain-containing protein, with protein MKVVRRVHMYLGLLLFPWILLFGISGTLFNHPQIGRDIDSRSLSGERLSALTGFQPWDPGELARQVVEQLNAGSPSRYTLDPGTRGAFSGWPLLAAPSAGGGRQVVILRLDDGSATVSSHPPEPDAPAPPFAGVAIDLPGYRMAAVQEQIKDLLPKIGVDAAGPLRAHPKISPELRFGMRDADGRAWNVTYNLGTGRLDGRPAGARGWPRFVEVLETLHKTHHFPVHGGVAWLWALFADITGITLVVWALSGLAMWWQMKPSRVLGALAIAAAVALAAVVMVGTASDALFGNVGKEDP; from the coding sequence ATGAAGGTCGTGCGCCGCGTGCACATGTACCTGGGCTTGCTGCTGTTCCCCTGGATACTGCTGTTCGGGATCAGCGGCACGCTCTTCAATCACCCGCAGATCGGGCGAGACATCGACAGCCGGTCGCTCTCGGGAGAGCGGCTGTCGGCGCTCACCGGGTTCCAGCCCTGGGATCCGGGCGAGCTCGCGCGCCAGGTCGTCGAGCAGCTCAACGCCGGCTCGCCCTCGCGCTACACGCTCGATCCGGGGACCCGAGGCGCGTTCTCCGGGTGGCCGCTGCTCGCGGCGCCGAGCGCGGGCGGGGGACGCCAGGTGGTGATCCTGCGCCTCGACGACGGCAGCGCGACAGTCTCCAGCCATCCTCCCGAGCCCGATGCCCCCGCGCCCCCGTTCGCCGGCGTCGCGATCGACCTGCCTGGATACAGGATGGCGGCGGTGCAGGAGCAGATAAAGGATCTCCTGCCCAAGATCGGCGTCGACGCCGCGGGACCGCTGCGCGCTCACCCGAAGATCAGCCCCGAGCTGCGCTTCGGTATGCGGGACGCAGACGGCCGCGCCTGGAACGTCACATACAACCTGGGCACGGGGCGGCTCGACGGGCGGCCCGCCGGCGCGCGGGGGTGGCCTCGCTTCGTCGAGGTGCTCGAGACGCTTCACAAGACGCATCATTTCCCCGTCCACGGCGGCGTGGCCTGGCTCTGGGCGCTCTTCGCGGACATCACCGGGATCACGCTGGTCGTGTGGGCGCTCAGCGGCCTCGCCATGTGGTGGCAGATGAAGCCCTCGCGGGTACTCGGCGCCCTCGCGATCGCCGCCGCCGTGGCGCTCGCCGCGGTGGTGATGGTCGGCACGGCGTCCGACGCGCTGTTCGGGAACGTGGGCAAGGAAGACCCTTAG
- the mxcH gene encoding TonB-dependent siderophore myxochelin receptor MxcH, which translates to MAFAADARASDEAPADEGVEGAAPQAETAPAARAPGDGAAPAVRPPELTGAVEAAYPQAAREAGLEGSVVLRLTIDAEGRVTGAEVAEPAGHGFDEAAREAALRFRFTPARRGDRSVASRILYRHDFRLPAPPPAAVPGAGMPAGRAVPAAVPVAGAAEAAPAVGAAGPALPAIEVSVRGASEAERLRTSAQAVQVIETVEARRQAADLGEVLSRAEGVSVRRLGGLGSDARFSLNGLTDDRIRFFLDGVPLDLAGHSFGVANVPVNLVERAEIYRGVVPLRFGSDALGGAVNLVTDQDTRGAGAAASYQVGSFGTYRLTLGARHAHAPSGLFARASGFVDRARNDYPIDVMAFDESGRPSPARARRFHDGYVAAGGAAEVGVTRRPWADRLLVRAFFTSHDKELQHGPLVTMLDGRVTSPPFGEATFGRQTGGALLRYAQPFFGRARLDALAGYSYARTTFVDMATCTYDWSDRCKERPYRGEVGEDANDQQVRQHTAFARVNAAWHPATDHLLRFGLSPTHVTRTGRNLVVAEREKDPLTAERDLWSGVAGVEYEARPLDGRLANIAFAKLYLQSVRTREHLPSGRIGDVDRATHRVGAGDSLRFRFTDAIYAKASYEVATRLPTPEELFGDGGLVVSNVHLEPEASHNVNVGVTLERAETPVGQLRFNVNGFGRFTEDLITLQRFLGYSAYGNTLSARSVGFESTAGWTSPGDWLSVDGHVTWQDFRDGSTDVRIQNLPYLFGGVAARAQWPEIAARRDVLSLTWITDYVHAFFVGPEGRGAARSKAEIPSQLLHTLALTYLVERGGWTVSSTVEVQNLTDEKAFSFHGIQRPGRAAYAKLALSL; encoded by the coding sequence TTGGCCTTCGCAGCGGACGCGCGGGCGAGCGACGAGGCCCCTGCCGACGAGGGCGTCGAGGGAGCGGCTCCGCAGGCCGAGACAGCGCCGGCGGCGCGCGCTCCGGGCGATGGCGCCGCGCCCGCGGTGCGCCCGCCCGAGCTCACGGGCGCCGTCGAGGCGGCGTATCCGCAGGCCGCGCGCGAGGCGGGGTTGGAGGGGAGCGTCGTGCTGCGGCTGACGATCGACGCGGAAGGGCGTGTCACCGGCGCAGAGGTCGCCGAGCCCGCGGGCCACGGGTTCGACGAGGCCGCGCGGGAAGCCGCGCTGCGCTTCCGCTTCACGCCGGCCCGGCGAGGCGACCGGAGCGTCGCGTCGCGCATCCTCTACCGCCACGACTTCCGGCTGCCTGCGCCGCCCCCCGCGGCGGTCCCCGGTGCGGGGATGCCGGCCGGGCGGGCAGTCCCCGCGGCCGTGCCGGTCGCAGGCGCCGCCGAGGCCGCGCCCGCCGTGGGCGCCGCCGGGCCAGCTCTGCCTGCGATCGAGGTGAGCGTGCGAGGGGCCTCCGAGGCCGAGAGGCTCCGGACCTCCGCGCAGGCGGTCCAGGTGATCGAGACCGTCGAGGCCAGGCGGCAGGCCGCGGATCTCGGCGAGGTGCTGTCGCGCGCCGAGGGCGTGAGCGTGCGCCGCCTCGGCGGGCTCGGCTCCGACGCGCGCTTCTCGCTGAATGGCCTCACCGACGACCGGATCCGCTTCTTCCTCGACGGCGTGCCGCTCGACCTCGCCGGGCACTCCTTCGGGGTCGCCAACGTGCCTGTCAACCTCGTCGAGCGCGCCGAGATCTACCGCGGCGTCGTCCCGCTGCGCTTCGGCTCGGACGCGCTCGGCGGCGCGGTGAACCTGGTGACCGATCAGGACACGCGCGGCGCGGGCGCGGCGGCGTCCTACCAGGTCGGCTCCTTCGGCACGTACCGGCTGACTCTCGGCGCGCGCCACGCGCACGCGCCGAGCGGCCTCTTCGCCCGCGCGAGCGGGTTCGTCGATCGTGCGCGGAACGACTATCCGATCGACGTCATGGCGTTCGACGAGAGCGGGCGCCCGTCGCCCGCGCGCGCCCGGCGGTTCCACGATGGCTACGTCGCGGCCGGCGGCGCGGCCGAGGTGGGGGTCACCCGGCGGCCGTGGGCCGATCGCCTGCTCGTTCGCGCCTTCTTCACCTCGCACGACAAGGAGCTGCAGCACGGCCCGCTCGTCACCATGCTCGACGGAAGGGTCACGTCGCCGCCCTTCGGAGAGGCGACCTTCGGCAGGCAGACCGGCGGCGCGCTGCTGCGGTATGCGCAGCCGTTCTTCGGGAGGGCGCGGCTCGACGCCCTCGCGGGGTACTCGTACGCGCGCACGACCTTCGTCGACATGGCCACGTGCACCTACGACTGGTCCGACCGCTGCAAGGAGCGCCCGTATCGGGGGGAGGTCGGGGAGGACGCGAACGACCAGCAAGTCCGTCAGCACACCGCCTTCGCCCGCGTCAACGCGGCGTGGCACCCCGCGACAGATCACCTCCTGCGCTTCGGGCTCTCTCCGACCCACGTGACGCGCACCGGGAGGAACCTTGTCGTGGCCGAGCGCGAGAAGGACCCGCTGACCGCGGAGCGGGACCTGTGGAGCGGGGTGGCAGGCGTCGAGTACGAGGCGAGGCCACTCGATGGCCGGCTCGCGAACATCGCCTTCGCCAAGCTCTACCTGCAGTCGGTCCGCACCCGGGAACACCTGCCGAGCGGCCGGATCGGCGACGTCGATCGGGCGACCCACCGGGTGGGGGCAGGGGACAGCCTGCGCTTCCGCTTCACCGACGCGATCTACGCCAAGGCCTCGTACGAGGTCGCCACCCGCCTGCCGACGCCGGAGGAGCTGTTCGGCGACGGAGGGCTCGTCGTCTCGAACGTCCACCTGGAGCCGGAGGCGAGCCACAACGTCAACGTCGGCGTGACCCTGGAGCGCGCGGAGACCCCCGTGGGACAGCTCCGGTTCAACGTCAACGGCTTCGGTCGCTTCACCGAGGATCTGATCACGCTGCAAAGGTTCCTCGGCTACTCGGCGTACGGCAACACGCTGTCGGCGCGATCGGTCGGCTTCGAGTCGACAGCCGGGTGGACCTCTCCGGGTGACTGGCTGTCGGTGGACGGTCACGTCACATGGCAGGACTTCCGGGACGGCTCGACCGACGTTCGCATCCAGAACCTCCCGTACCTGTTCGGCGGCGTCGCCGCGCGCGCGCAGTGGCCCGAGATCGCGGCGCGGCGCGATGTCCTGTCGCTCACCTGGATCACGGATTACGTACACGCGTTCTTCGTCGGCCCGGAAGGCCGCGGCGCGGCCCGCTCCAAGGCGGAGATCCCGTCGCAGCTCCTGCACACGCTCGCGCTCACGTACCTGGTCGAGCGCGGCGGATGGACGGTGAGCTCGACCGTCGAGGTGCAGAACCTCACCGACGAGAAGGCCTTCAGCTTCCACGGCATCCAGCGCCCCGGGCGAGCGGCGTACGCCAAGCTCGCCTTGAGCCTGTGA